DNA sequence from the Neomonachus schauinslandi chromosome 16, ASM220157v2, whole genome shotgun sequence genome:
AGCTGGTCCCAGCCTTGGTGGACCCCAGAAGAGGCAGGTCGAGGCAGCATGGGGGTCTGCCTTCTGAACTCCCTGAGTGCTCTGATGGTAGAAAATGATGCAGAGGTCTCCAGAATGACTTCAAGAGCaccacccctctctccttctctgtcattcTTTGATTCTCCTCTTCCTGGATTTCTCTCACTCTATCTCCCTATTGCCACATCTCTGACTTTCGGCgtctgtttctgtctttcttaATCCTCCCTCTCTCCGTGTCTCTCTATCTCCGTCTCCCCGGCCGTCTCTTGCCTTTCtgcacctctctctcttcccGCCCCACGTCCCTGTCCctatctctcttttcccctccccccagcctgccAGGCCCCAGACCCTGGCTTCCCTTGCAGATCCCATCCCCAAGCCTGTGTGTGGTCAGAGCTTCCCGTTTGGGGAAACCTGAACCatggcggcgggggagggggctctcCCTGCTGCTGAcctccactgccccctccccagatggggaatggggaggaggaCTGACGCCAGACTCCGGGGCTGCACGCACAGCCCCTCCCCCGACCGGGAGTGGGACCCTGCACATTCTTCTCTGGAAACAGAAACAGCTGTGGgaggccccaccccctcccaaagTTAGAGACGCGTTGTGGGGGCCTTCACCagctcaccccccaccccaagctggctgggctggggaaggcacctcccaccccacgtacgaggagagggagagagcatggggaTGGGCGAGCTgtgtccttccttcctgtccctcagtccctctgtctgcctcagtctcccctctctgcccttcaGCTTCCCTATCCCTGCCGCTGAGTCTccccccttctctgcccctctgtctACCCCGCCCCCCAGGAGGTGGTAGTGGAGAGGCCTCATCCCCCCCCACACTCTCCAGGCAAAGCTCCGTCCCAGCGTCAGGGAGGAGGCGGTGGCAGGCAGCGGGAGGAAGGCAGCGGCGcggaggggaggaacagagaagcGCTAAATATAAACTCCTCTGCGGTTGGGGGTTCCTGGGTCCTTCTGAAGAGGGTGTGGGTCCCTCCTCTGATCCCTGAGCCTCTGTCTTATGATGCTAACCCCTCCCGCCCCGCACCCCCCTACCAAGGAATACACTCCCTTTGGAGCCGGACTTGATTCGTTCCTAATAGGAGTAGTGGGGACGCAGGTAAAGACCAGGGACATCTCCGAGAAAAGAGGTGAGAATCCTGGATGGGGGTAGGAGTTCTGTTCTCTCCCACCAGGAAAAAGGGTCCCCTTCCAGCAAGAAGGACTTAAGTTAGACTTGCAGAAGGACTTCCAAATAGCGATAAAGGGAACTGGATACAGACTAGGGGCATGTGAGCAGCGGGGAACAAAGGTCTGGAAAAGTTTGGGCCAAGGGGTCTCCAGGGGTCTTAATCACACGCGTGTTAAACCtgcttgaaaacaaacaaacaaacaaaaaaacctgcttGAACTGGACGGCCACAGACGGCCGGCAGAAGGGCTtgcaaaaaaaagggggtggaggggactGAGGGGCATTGTGGGTACATAGGGAGCAGGATTCAGACCAAGGtccttctggtcttttttttttaaatagagattttattttatttatttatttatttatttatttatttatttatttatttatttatttNNNNNNNNNNtttatttatttatttatttatttatttatttatttatttatttatttgacagagagagagagagggaacacaagcagggggggtgggagagggagaagcaggctccccactgagcaaggagcccgacctgggacccgatgcaggacccgatgcggggctccatcccagaacccaatacaggatcacgacctgagtcgaaggcagatgcttaatgactgagccacccaggcacccatcgcTTTGCTCCTGGAAGGGAGGGGGTCAAACTTACaaacaatgggggcgcctgggtggctcagttggttaagcgactgccttcggctcaggtcatgatcctggagtcctgggatcgagtcccgcatcgggctccctgctcggcagggagtctgcttctccctctgaccctcctccctctcatgctctctctctctcattctctctcaaataaataaataaaatctttaaaaaaaaaaacaaacttacaaACAATGGGAGTGTGTAGACTTGGGGTGGTGTTGGAGGGCCCAGGCATGGGGGAAGAGGAGCCCTCGCCTCTCTGTCCCCCTAAGTCCTCCTCTTCCCTACAGAGCAAAAACTGAAATTAGGCCTGCAGAACCTACCCCCCGAATccatccttttatatttatttttaattacacaagTAAAACATGactttatattttccttgttaAGAAATTCATAGCTTTCGTGTAATAATAAAAGCTAGCAATTATTAAGAGCTTAAAGGGAACTGCTGTTTTAAAtcatataatcctcacaacacccttTAAGGGAGGGAGTTGAATGACGCCATGTTACAGACAGGAAaccagggcccagggagggggtgtAACCTGCTAAAGATCACACAGGATCTCCTCTGAGATCACCACCACTGTCACCTTGGCGTGAGTCCCTCCAGACCTCTTACCAATGCATCTACTTGTAGGACGAGCTTACATGCCAAGAAACgtagagttttgttttgcttcttgcAAATTCCCGTCTCTTGGTTGAGGTCCCAGAGATaatgccagtggttctcaaagtgtggccgcTGGACTAAGCAGCATACCGCGGAACTTGTAAGCTATGCAGATTCTTGGGCTCCAGACTGGAATCAGAAGCTCTGGAGGTGGGACCCAGGCCCTTCAGGTAAATCTGACTCCGGCTCATACtctgcacttttctttttctgctcaaTGCTGTATCTTagtgatgattctttttttttttttttttaagattttattcatttgagagagagagcgagcaagagagagcagggtgaggggtagagggagaagtagactccctgctgagcagggagccccatgcggggctcgatcccaggacaagtgatcgtgatctgagctgaaggcagacgcttaacccactgagccacccaggcaccccctcttagTGATGATTCTGTGTAGAAATGGCCTCCTTCCGTTTTGACAGCTGTATAGTATTCTGCTACAGACATTCATTTTCATCagacatttcctgagcacctgctttgtgctgggcactgtgctatgcactgggggttggggaaggaagctgaaatgaacaaagcagacaaaaaaaatctctgccttccAGGGATGACATTTAGCAAGACGGACAATAACCCAAGGACAACCTGATGCATCGTTTTGAGCCAGGAGGTCATTACTGCTATGTtgcagggaagggaaaaaaagcaggtCAACGGGTGCAAAATGACAGGGGAGCTATTTTGGAAAGACCGGTCAGAGGAGGGATCATGTAAGCAAAGATCTGAATGAagccagggagggagccaggaagaAATGCAGGGGGAACACGTCCTTACTGAGGTAGGAGCACCACACAGCACGGCACGTCCAGGGAGCATGGCTAGAGCAGAGTGAGCGAGGGGGTGATTAGTAGGGGACATGACATGGGGTACATGGCTGGTCTGCCACATTTTTTTTAGCCACCCCTGATGCTGCACAATTCGGCTGCTTTCCTGGGTTCTGCTCCAAGATGACGCCACCCTGAGCATCTCTGCACACCCAGGgcaggagcccaacatggaatGATTTGTTGACTTTCCTCCCATAAACAAGCCCAGATGGGGGCTTCTgttctgggggggcgggggaggggtgaggaCGGGGGCCCAGGAGAGCAGCCACAGGAGTaggaagctgggggaggggaggggactgcGGGGGAGCCGGCCAGTCTTTCTGCCCTAAATAGGCAGGGCTGGGCGCCTGGCCTCCcggctcctcccccctccttccctccctcccgccgTCCAGACAAGCTGCTTTTGTCTGAGGGTCAACCGTCAGCCCTCGGCGGCTGCCACCTCTAGCCTCACCCAGACCCATGTGAGACTCTTCTGGATCTGGCCCTGTTTTTCCAAAATGGGGTTAGGTCCTAGTGTCTCGGAGGCCCCATCTGTGTTGTGTTAGCCCCTAGCCCCGTCCCTGGTCACTGCCGCTCCCCTAAAAGGGTTTTCACCTTCATTTATTCACACCTGATAAGAAATGGTCATTTCCTGCAGCAAGAAGGATCCAGGATAGACTCAACCGAACTTTCTCATGGGGATGAGGCGCAGCGGGCAGACACTGGAGGCTTCTGGGTGGGAAGGAAGCAAGGGCAGGAGGAAGATGTGGTTCCCTGGGGCAAGGGAACCTGCTGGGGCTTGCTACTGTAATACCACTACAGGCTAGACTCACAGAAGGACTTTCCAGTAggcattttgggggggggggttcttccTGAGGGAAGGAGCAAAGGCTTATATGAGTCGTGGTCAGCCTGTTTTATCCATATGAGGGTAAGAATCGGTCTGCAGCAGGAAGGACTTAAGGAAGACTTGCAAAAGGGCTTTCTGCTGACGATAAGGGGCAGTGGGGGAAGATGGGAGCATCTGAGAAGAGAAGGTCAAGGACTGGGAGGAGGCAGACCAATGGATAAGGGATCTGCTAAGTCCTGGATACCAAGTTTTAGCAGCGAACTGCCCTTACAGCGAGACCATCTGAACGGAGACTCCAAGAGGGACGTTCTAATAGGGGTTAAGGGACTatgagcacaagtggagggaacaCTTGACAGAGAGGGGGCAAGGGATGGGTTCTTCTGAAGCTTATCCCACCTAAGAAAGGATGATGTAGCTGCAGCATGAAGGACTCGAGTTAGACAATCAGCAGGACTTCCTATGGGATGAAGGGACAGAGATCTTGAGGGGGATCCTGGGACTTGGGTACTGCTTTTATACTTTTGAAATCAGAGCCTCATTGTCAAAGTGAAACTCTGCCCATTGGCGAGGGGAGGGGAgcgcggggggggggcggagttGGGGGGGGGACCAGGCGGAAGAGGATTGGGGACATTCTGACCATCCTGCTCTCCTCATGCCCTCAGGAGGCCTTGCCTGGGCTCATATGGGACCTGGGCCAGCAACTGGGAGACTTGAGCCTGGAGTCTGGGGGTCTGGAACAGGAGAGCGGGCGCAGCTCAGGTGAGTATGCTTGGAGGGAGCAGGGTCTGCTTGAAACACCCCTATCTTTCCTACTGCCCCCTACCTCGCAGGTTTCCCTGTCTCTGCCTCTtggtctctcctctccccacccctggttTCCCCATCCAGGCCCCTGAttgtctctcctcctctccctggaatCCAGGCTTCTATGAAGACCCCAGCTCCACAGGAGGTCCAGACTCACCACCCTCTACCTTCTGTGGGGACAGTGGCTTCTCTGGATCTGGCTCCTATGGACGCCTGGGTCCCTCTGAACCCCGGGGCATCTATGCCAGCGAGAGGCCCAAGTCCCTAGGTAAGGTGGGTGGGGTTGGGGCCCCGAGAACCAGGGAATGGGCAGTAAGAGAATGGTTTTGAGCACAGGCTTCTGAGTCAGACTGACCTGGATTCAAACTCTAGCTGTGACCCTCCCTCCTCATGTGATTTTGAGCATGTTGCTtctttctgggcctctgtttctccatctgttaaaatgggattaataacagcacctacctcatagggaAGTTTCGCATATTCAGTGAGCCTCAGCCCTAACTGCCATTGGACTTGGTACTTGGTAGCCACTCGTAAACAGCAACTGCTGTTGTTCATTTATGCAAGTAAGTCTCTGAGCCCCTGCTATGTGCCAGCTTAGCTCTGTTTCAGTGGTGAGGGATAcgacagtggaaaaaaaaaaaaaaatccctgtcctcataAAGCTGACTTTCCAGTGGGAGAAACAGATAATATACGAGATAAATAAGATATAGACATATAGgatgagaagaaagggaagggggctAGGGAGGGCATCCCCTTTTGAGTTGGGGAGGAAGTTGCAATTTTAGGAGACATGGCTAGGGAGGGTGTCACTGAGACTCTGACATCTGTGTGGCGCCCTAAGGTAAGTGAGGGAGTGGGCCAAGCAGATATCCTCAGGGAAGCGTGTTCCAGGCAGCgcgaacagcaagtgcaaaggccctggggctggaACGTGACTGGCGTGTGCTTCCAGGAGGTCAGTGGAGCTGGAGACCTAGAATTATAGAAGAGAGGGGTTAGAGATGGAGGtcggagaggcagaggcagggcagTGAAGATTCAGGGTCTTGTGAAGATTTTGTTATGAACCCGGTATGAGGGGAAGGGTTTTTGATGACAGCGGGAGAGGACGGGGTAGGCAACTTGCCCCACCTAGACTCACTGAGCAAGGGCTTCGAGGGTCCCTccactctcttccttttttttttttttgcccccccccGTAGGAGACGCCAGTCCCAGCGCTCCAGAGACGGTGAGCGCTCGGGCAGCCGTGCCGCGATCCTACTCGGCGCCCTACCCGACGGCAGCGGGCTCTGCGGGCCCGGAGGCCTGCTCCTCCGCCGAGCGGCGGGCCCGCGCCGGGCCCTTCCTGACGCCCAGCCCCCTGCACGCCGTGGCGCTGCGCAGCCCGCGGTCCTGCGGCCGGCCTCCCGCAGACTCGCCGGACGCCTCGGGCGCGGGGCGGCCCCTGGACGGCTACATCTCGGCGCTCCTGCGCAGGCGCCGCCGCCGGGGGGCGGGCCAGCCCCGGACCAGCCCCGGGGGCGCGGACGGGGGCCCGCGGCGCCAGAATAGCGTGCGCCAGAGGCCGCCCGACGTGTCCCCGCCCCCCGGAGGCGCGCGGCCCGCGCCCGAGCCCCCGGTGGAGCGCGCGGGGGGCCGTCCCGCCAGCCCGGCCGCCTTAGGCCGCGCCTGGGCCTCGCCGTGGGAGTCGGAGCCGGGGCCCGAGCCCGCCGCGCCGCCCGCCGCTCCCTCGCCCCCCGACAGCCCGGCCGAGGGTCGCCTGGTGAAGGCACAGTACATCCCGGGCGCGCAGGCCGCCACCCGCGGCCTCCCGGGCCGCGCGGCGCGCCGCAAAGCGCCACCACTGACCCGCGGCCGCAGCGTGGAGCAGTCCCCGCCCCGGGAGCGTCCCCGGGCCGCCGGCCGCCGCGGACGCATGACGGAGGCCTCTGGCCGCCGGGGCTCGCCCAGGGCTCGCAAGGCCGCGCGCTCCCAGTCCGAGACCAGTCTGTTGGGCCGCGCGGCCGCCGTTCCTCCGGGGCCCCCCAAGTACCCCACGGCTGAACGGGAAGAGCCTCGGCCGCCGAGGCCCCGCCGCGGCCCCGCGCCCACGCTCGCGGCGCAGGCCGCGGGGTCCTGCCGCCGCTGGCGCTCCACGGCCGAGATCGNNNNNNNNNNNNNNNNNNNNNNNNNNNNNNNNNNNNNNNNNNNNNNNNNNNNNNNNNNNNNNNNNNNNNNNNNNNNNNNNNNNNNNNNNNNNNNNNNNNNNNNNNNNNNNNNNNNNNNNNNNNNNNNNNNNNNNNNNNNNNNNNNNNNNNNNNNNNNNNNNNNNNNNNNNNNNNNNNNNNNNNNNNNNNNNNNNNNNNNNNNNNNNNNNNNNNNNNNNNNNNNNNNNNNNNNNNNNNNNNNNNNNNNNNNNNNNNNNNNNNNNNNNNNNNNNNNNNNNNNNNNNNNNNNNNNNNNNNNNNNNNNNNNNNNNNNNNNNNNNNNNNNNNNNNNNNNNNNNNNNNNNNNNNNNNNNNNNNNNNNNNNNNNNNNNNNNNNNNNNNNNNNNNNNNNNNNNNNNNNCCACGGCCGAGATCGACGCTGCGGACGGGCGCCGCGGCCGCCCGCGAGCCCCGGCGGCCCGCGGCCCCGGGCCCGGCCCATCGCCGTCGGCTCCTCAGCGCCGTCTTCTCTACGGCTGCGCGGGCAGCGACTCGGAGTGCTCCGCTGGGCGCCTGGGGCCCCTTGGACGCCGGGGGCCCCCAGGCGGCGTTGGCGGCGGCTATGGGGAGAGTGAATCGAGCGCCAGCGAGGGGGAGTCGCCGGCCTTCAGCTCCGCATCCAGCGACTCCGACGGCAGCGGTGGCCTGGTGTGGCCGCAGCAGCTGGTGGCGGCCACCGCAGCCTCTGGGGCAGCGGGTGGTGCAGGTGGAGGGGCGCCCGCGGGCCCCGCCAAAGTCTTTGTGAAGATCAAGGCTTCCCACGCACTCAAGAAAAAGATACTGCGTTTCCGTTCGGGTTCTCTCAAGGTCATGACTACCGTGTGAGTTTGGGAGTTTGCTCGGGCTCCCCCTTCATGGCCTCTGCACCACCACACTCCCAGTCACCGACCCTTCCATACCTCCCTTCCAAAGACCACCATTTTCTCTGCTTCCAAAGACCCTTCCTCACTGCCCCCCATCCACTGCAAGTCTTGGTTGAAAAGGCTCCCCCTCCACCATAGGGAGGAATGGGGGAGGAGCCCTGTTTGACCCAGTTCAGCTGCTGGCTCTGCAGCCTATGGGCAAGAAAGTTCCCTTTgtctgggcctcactttcctcatctgtactaTGGGTGTACTATGGTATGCAGAAGGGGTAATTCAGTTTGAATTTCCCCATTTTAGTTTAGACACTTAGTCCGTTTGTTCCCGTTCACTTCTGTCACTGAACCCTGTTACCCCTCCTTTCCATGCCCAGATACggtgtccctccccaccccccattcacAAAGTGCCCCCGTCCATGTCCCTGGATTCTTAGGATATCCCCTTGGCACCATGGTCAGAGATTCTGTGTCTGACCCAGGTGGTGCTTGCAGAGTGCCCTGGGAAAGGAAGGAGCACTGACTCTGGGGTTTTGAGGGTCAAGTAGGAGGTGGTAACACCTGGAAAGAAACACTCTTTCACCTCTATCCCTGGACAATTATGGCGGATTAGGAGGtagaagaggggaaggaagacgGCTTCTATCTCGTGCCCCCTTTCTCCCCAGCTGAGGGAGTTCAGGGAGCCCAGGAAGACCCTCAACTGTTCCaatccagtatttttttcttttttaaaattactgtattTATTATGACGATGGTGACTCCCCAGTGCACAGGGGGGCCAGACTGTGTGTTTCTCTAACCTCTTTGTAAATAAATGCACAATGTTACATATGTGGTGGACTCTTCTTCTGTTGTAAAATGGGAGACATGATTTTCTTTTGGACTAACATTTAGTGAGCGACTACTGTTTGCTTTGAATATAGTAatgtccagaaccagatggcagATCTCAGGGTGGGTCTCCACCTAATTTTCCTATCATCAGCTGCTTTACTACAAGGAATCTGACCTCTGATTGAGTTGTGTTTGGGCATAAACattgtttcataaaaatatagGTAAAGGGACAACCCCAAATCCCTTCTCTCAGAAGTTATCATAATCAGTTTGATGTGTATCCTTGCATGTTTTCCTTTATGCGTTTGCATACATATATTAATCTAAGTAACTATACAAATACATAACTATTATATACATGTagttatactatatatatttacatatatatacatatataaattgagCTTTATATTTGCCTTGTTTATCACTGTTTTTTTGGTGGTCTTAAGTCATCTGTGTCCAGAGATTTCTTTATGGGAAGGATTTCAAttaagaattgatttttttaggGGTGTCTtggtggcttagttgattaagcatccgactgttgatttcagcacaggtcataatc
Encoded proteins:
- the DACT3 gene encoding dapper homolog 3, translated to MIRAFSFPVSPERGRLRGWLEGSLAGLCELHWLRERQEYRVQQALRLAQPGMGGAEAEDEEDADEDEDAAAARRAAAALEEQLEALPGLIWDLGQQLGDLSLESGGLEQESGRSSGFYEDPSSTGGPDSPPSTFCGDSGFSGSGSYGRLGPSEPRGIYASERPKSLGDASPSAPETVSARAAVPRSYSAPYPTAAGSAGPEACSSAERRARAGPFLTPSPLHAVALRSPRSCGRPPADSPDASGAGRPLDGYISALLRRRRRRGAGQPRTSPGGADGGPRRQNSVRQRPPDVSPPPGGARPAPEPPVERAGGRPASPAALGRAWASPWESEPGPEPAAPPAAPSPPDSPAEGRLVKAQYIPGAQAATRGLPGRAARRKAPPLTRGRSVEQSPPRERPRAAGRRGRMTEASGRRGSPRARKAARSQSETSLLGRAAAVPPGPPKYPTAEREEPRPPRPRRGPAPTLAAQAAGSCRRWRSTAEIDAADGRRGRPRAPAARGPGPGPSPSAPQRRLLYGCAGSDSECSAGRLGPLGRRGPPGGVGGGYGESESSASEGESPAFSSASSDSDGSGGLVWPQQLVAATAASGAAGGAGGGAPAGPAKVFVKIKASHALKKKILRFRSGSLKVMTTV